One segment of Rhodopirellula baltica SH 1 DNA contains the following:
- a CDS encoding DUF1552 domain-containing protein yields the protein MNPAVNRRTLLRGAGVAMALPWLESIPVWGRETMVGHDAAETPQRFAALFMGCGINADHWWAKGSGKDMELGKSLAPMEPLKHKLNFITGLFNENATGVGIHPGQTGNILSGASLKKGSELRGGISMDQVLANHFQNQTAVPSLVLGCEQPVTGYHETNFSMAYSSHISWQNATSPVPMEVYPSLAFDALFDNQGSRRNESILDRVGEDAASLRRQVSVSDRAKLEEFLSSVREVEKRAASMRAAHAKASDRAKDQGKPIHAMKRPDDGLPEDIREHMRLMCDIVALGFQTDKARVATLLLNRDLSGLFYPFLDVQSTHHSASHSDRSDAYERISRYYCSQYAYLAGKLDAMAEGDGTVLDHSCLLFLSSMWSGNAHDSSKLPVLLTGGLSGSLESGRVLDYLEESDEDRKLCSMYLSIMDRMGVELDEFGDAEKRLAGL from the coding sequence ATGAATCCTGCTGTCAATCGACGAACATTGCTGCGCGGCGCCGGTGTAGCCATGGCTTTACCTTGGTTGGAATCGATCCCAGTTTGGGGCCGCGAAACGATGGTCGGGCATGATGCCGCCGAAACCCCACAACGCTTTGCCGCGTTGTTCATGGGTTGCGGGATCAATGCCGATCACTGGTGGGCCAAAGGATCTGGCAAAGACATGGAACTGGGTAAAAGCTTGGCTCCCATGGAACCGCTCAAGCACAAACTGAACTTCATCACCGGGCTGTTCAACGAGAACGCCACCGGAGTCGGCATCCACCCGGGGCAGACAGGCAACATTCTTTCAGGTGCGTCGCTTAAGAAGGGTTCGGAACTTCGCGGCGGCATCAGCATGGACCAAGTTCTCGCGAATCATTTCCAAAACCAAACGGCGGTTCCGAGTTTGGTTCTCGGATGTGAGCAACCGGTCACGGGATACCACGAGACCAATTTCTCGATGGCGTACAGCTCACATATCTCGTGGCAAAACGCGACTTCGCCAGTGCCAATGGAGGTCTACCCATCGCTCGCTTTCGACGCGCTGTTTGACAACCAAGGCAGCCGCCGCAACGAGAGTATTCTGGACCGAGTAGGTGAGGACGCGGCGTCCCTGCGACGACAAGTCAGCGTGTCCGACCGAGCCAAGTTAGAAGAATTTCTTAGTAGCGTCCGTGAGGTCGAGAAACGAGCGGCGTCAATGCGGGCTGCACATGCGAAAGCGAGCGACCGAGCGAAAGACCAAGGCAAACCGATTCATGCAATGAAACGTCCCGACGACGGATTGCCGGAAGACATCCGAGAGCACATGCGATTGATGTGTGACATCGTTGCCTTGGGATTCCAAACCGACAAAGCTCGTGTGGCGACACTGTTGCTCAACCGCGATTTGTCAGGATTGTTCTATCCGTTCCTGGACGTCCAATCGACGCACCACTCCGCTTCGCACAGCGATCGTTCGGATGCCTACGAACGAATCTCGCGATACTACTGCAGCCAGTACGCGTATTTGGCCGGCAAGCTTGACGCGATGGCGGAAGGCGACGGCACGGTCTTGGATCATTCATGTTTGCTGTTCCTGTCCAGCATGTGGTCAGGCAACGCTCATGATTCGAGCAAGCTGCCCGTGCTACTGACCGGTGGTTTGTCGGGAAGCCTAGAATCCGGACGCGTTTTGGATTACCTCGAAGAGTCCGACGAGGACCGAAAACTGTGCAGCATGTACCTGTCGATCATGGATCGCATGGGAGTCGAACTCGACGAATTCGGTGACGCCGAAAAACGGCTCGCCGGACTGTGA
- a CDS encoding DUF1592 domain-containing protein — MPRFAFPPNNNAAMHSMRLILILFVSCCCATAQGSDALQTAFQDTVQPFLQQNCLQCHDDETAEGDLDLSADRNIDDVVKRFRHWAVVLDRLEVGDMPPEDSDVQPSAEQRDAVIAWIESLKAAEAKRTSGDPGLVLARRLSSAEYDRTIRDLTGVDIRPAADFPIDPANEAGFDNSGESLTMSPALLKKYLQAARRVGEHMAITPSGLAFSPHPVITPTDRDKFCVNRIIDFYRQQNTEISDHLFVVWKNQQSSSATPLDQRCRQHGVSAKYCRVLNELLENKRDDDDQPTIGPIAALKQMWNDVTQKDLTDTEAREHCDTIANFIESLRESLIPDVPNLTAPDMNPGSQSLVLWKNRQFVANRRRFAKDQLPPLSDLMKSFDPSRFEIPAQDAVVTAMTVPESETDLEAFSHELDRFCSVFPDQFLVSERARVYLDQKKEKNLKGRFLSAGFHSQMGYFRDDAPLCDLMLTDDKRETLDRLWLELDFVTSAPMRQYAGFIWFDRTDSKFMRDRVFDRYRAEDKDCIAEEKVRGLCDAYTAKAERVGASPKALAAIRRYFDDMSKTFRSLEKIRKQSEPVQLEAMLQFAERAYRRPLKQTDKDSLLAFYQYLRTEGELDHEESIRDCVVRILMSPHFCYRVDPTNQLADSDANASKLPSGVEPLDSHSLANRLSYFVWSSMPDEQLMELAAQDRLQEPKVLAEQTHRMLSDIRSQGFVREFMGNWLNFRRFDQHKGVDREKFPTFTDDLRQSMLEEPLRFFADFIQRDGSVLDLLYANHTFVNRELASHYGIDEQSFNSLMEASDSDDDWVQLPNANQYGRGGLLPMGVFLTRNSPGLRTSPVQRGNWVVQRVLGEHVPAPPAEVPELPEDESKLGDLTIREALARHREHPSCAGCHERIDSMGLVFEGYGPVGEMRDADLGGRLIDASVVFPDGGQGDGIEGLKDYIRRDREKDFVEHLCRKLLAFALGRSLQLSDESLIAEMQSNLEANEYRFQSMIETIVTSPAFRNKRVQLASVDNAPHSETEPSP, encoded by the coding sequence ATGCCCCGATTCGCGTTCCCTCCTAACAACAACGCGGCCATGCATTCCATGCGACTCATACTGATCCTTTTTGTTAGCTGTTGCTGCGCCACCGCTCAAGGATCGGACGCCCTTCAAACCGCTTTTCAAGATACGGTTCAGCCGTTCCTGCAACAGAATTGTTTGCAGTGCCATGACGACGAAACCGCCGAAGGGGATCTCGATCTCAGTGCTGACCGAAACATCGACGATGTCGTAAAACGGTTTCGTCACTGGGCGGTTGTCTTGGACCGTTTGGAAGTCGGTGATATGCCACCGGAAGATTCCGACGTCCAGCCTTCCGCGGAACAACGCGACGCTGTGATCGCTTGGATCGAGTCCCTCAAAGCGGCGGAAGCAAAACGGACCAGCGGTGATCCCGGGTTGGTTCTCGCCCGTCGGCTCAGCAGTGCCGAATACGACCGCACGATTCGTGATCTGACCGGCGTCGACATTCGCCCCGCAGCGGACTTTCCCATCGACCCAGCCAACGAAGCCGGCTTCGACAATTCCGGTGAATCGTTGACGATGTCTCCCGCATTGCTCAAGAAGTACCTTCAGGCAGCTCGCCGTGTTGGCGAGCACATGGCGATCACACCCTCCGGGCTGGCGTTCTCACCTCACCCGGTGATCACGCCCACCGATCGCGACAAATTTTGCGTCAACCGCATCATCGATTTTTATCGGCAACAAAACACTGAGATCTCGGACCATCTGTTCGTTGTCTGGAAGAATCAGCAGTCCTCATCCGCTACTCCGCTCGACCAACGATGTCGACAACATGGAGTCAGCGCAAAGTACTGCCGCGTTCTGAACGAGTTGCTCGAGAACAAACGCGACGATGATGATCAACCGACCATCGGTCCCATTGCCGCGTTGAAACAAATGTGGAACGACGTCACTCAAAAGGACCTCACGGATACCGAAGCTCGAGAACACTGCGACACCATTGCAAATTTCATCGAGTCGCTGCGAGAATCATTAATTCCTGATGTCCCCAATCTGACCGCACCGGACATGAACCCGGGCTCCCAATCGCTGGTGCTTTGGAAGAACCGGCAATTTGTCGCGAATCGTCGGCGATTCGCGAAAGATCAATTGCCTCCACTGTCGGATCTGATGAAGAGTTTCGATCCCAGTCGATTCGAGATCCCAGCACAAGACGCCGTCGTCACGGCCATGACCGTGCCCGAATCAGAGACCGACCTGGAGGCTTTCTCGCATGAACTGGATCGTTTTTGCAGCGTCTTTCCGGACCAGTTCCTGGTCTCAGAACGTGCTCGCGTGTACCTGGACCAAAAGAAGGAGAAGAATCTCAAGGGCCGCTTCTTGAGTGCCGGTTTCCATAGCCAAATGGGATACTTCCGCGACGACGCTCCCCTTTGCGACTTGATGTTGACTGACGACAAACGCGAGACGCTGGATCGCCTTTGGCTGGAACTCGATTTCGTGACTTCCGCTCCCATGCGTCAATACGCTGGCTTCATTTGGTTCGACCGAACCGACTCGAAGTTCATGCGTGATCGCGTGTTCGATCGATACCGCGCGGAGGACAAGGACTGCATTGCGGAAGAGAAGGTCCGTGGTTTGTGCGATGCCTACACGGCAAAAGCCGAACGCGTGGGAGCGAGCCCGAAAGCCCTCGCGGCGATCCGGCGCTATTTCGACGACATGTCAAAAACCTTTCGCTCACTCGAAAAAATCCGCAAACAATCCGAACCCGTTCAACTCGAAGCGATGCTGCAGTTTGCCGAGCGAGCCTACCGCCGTCCGCTCAAACAAACTGACAAAGATTCCCTGCTCGCGTTCTATCAATACTTGCGAACCGAAGGCGAACTCGATCACGAAGAATCCATTCGCGACTGCGTCGTGCGGATCTTGATGTCACCTCATTTTTGCTACCGCGTCGACCCTACCAATCAACTGGCCGACTCCGACGCGAATGCCTCGAAGTTGCCGTCCGGTGTCGAACCACTGGACTCGCATTCGTTGGCCAACCGTTTGAGCTACTTCGTTTGGTCGAGCATGCCGGATGAACAACTGATGGAACTCGCGGCACAGGATCGACTGCAAGAACCTAAAGTCCTCGCCGAGCAGACGCATCGGATGCTGAGTGACATTCGCAGCCAAGGCTTCGTCCGCGAATTCATGGGCAACTGGTTGAACTTTCGACGCTTTGATCAACACAAAGGAGTCGACCGAGAAAAGTTCCCGACGTTCACGGATGACCTTCGGCAGTCGATGCTGGAAGAACCACTCAGATTCTTTGCCGATTTCATTCAACGTGACGGTTCCGTGCTCGATCTGCTGTACGCGAATCACACTTTCGTCAATCGAGAACTGGCATCGCACTATGGCATCGACGAGCAAAGTTTTAACTCGCTGATGGAAGCGTCGGACTCCGATGACGATTGGGTCCAACTACCCAATGCCAACCAGTACGGACGAGGCGGTTTGTTGCCGATGGGTGTCTTCTTGACTCGCAATTCGCCGGGACTGAGAACCAGCCCCGTGCAGCGAGGCAATTGGGTTGTCCAGCGAGTCCTCGGCGAGCACGTTCCGGCACCTCCCGCCGAAGTTCCGGAATTGCCTGAAGACGAATCCAAACTAGGTGACCTGACCATTCGCGAAGCTCTCGCTCGCCACCGGGAGCACCCCAGTTGTGCGGGATGCCACGAGAGAATCGACTCGATGGGATTGGTTTTCGAAGGCTACGGTCCCGTCGGTGAAATGCGAGACGCGGACCTGGGTGGACGCTTGATCGACGCCAGCGTGGTGTTCCCCGATGGCGGCCAGGGCGACGGCATCGAGGGCCTGAAAGATTACATTCGCCGCGACCGTGAGAAGGACTTCGTCGAACATCTGTGTCGCAAGCTTTTAGCCTTCGCACTAGGACGTTCCTTGCAGCTATCAGATGAATCCTTGATCGCTGAGATGCAGTCCAACTTAGAAGCCAATGAATACCGTTTTCAATCCATGATCGAAACGATCGTGACCAGCCCCGCGTTTCGCAACAAACGCGTTCAACTCGCCTCCGTCGACAACGCTCCTCATTCAGAAACGGAACCTTCTCCATGA
- a CDS encoding tetratricopeptide repeat protein, producing the protein MTAVPTNEGSEATAGPTRRQQLEHHLKTCPTDRDGYLELASIYREENRPLQAAKILSQAHETFPDDSSLLWELEEAQLARSVQQLVEVRDLATRLGNSSADHELERATADWGNCRLKVCRARLARDPSLTYLRMVLGEALYDLERYDEAIDELEPLLDSETHSPGAYLLTGRCQLLLSQDMAAMKSLRQASIRRAVIGPAKTRSAALKLLIDLADRHGLSASLQFYQQSLQAIS; encoded by the coding sequence ATGACCGCTGTTCCCACCAACGAAGGAAGCGAGGCGACCGCTGGGCCGACGCGGCGTCAGCAACTGGAACATCATCTGAAGACGTGCCCGACGGATCGTGATGGGTATCTGGAACTGGCCTCGATATATCGCGAAGAAAATCGGCCGTTGCAGGCAGCCAAAATTCTGAGTCAGGCCCATGAAACGTTTCCGGATGACTCCTCATTGCTTTGGGAACTTGAAGAAGCCCAGTTGGCTCGATCGGTGCAGCAATTGGTCGAAGTCCGTGACTTGGCGACTCGATTGGGCAATTCATCCGCGGATCACGAACTTGAACGTGCGACCGCGGATTGGGGGAATTGCCGGCTGAAAGTTTGCCGTGCCCGGTTGGCCCGAGATCCATCGCTGACCTATCTGCGGATGGTTTTGGGAGAAGCTCTCTATGACCTGGAACGATACGACGAAGCGATCGATGAGTTGGAACCTCTGCTGGATTCAGAAACCCATTCGCCGGGAGCTTACCTGCTCACCGGTCGCTGCCAATTGTTGCTCAGCCAAGACATGGCGGCGATGAAGTCGCTGCGTCAAGCGTCGATTCGCCGCGCGGTCATTGGTCCCGCAAAAACTCGCTCGGCTGCCTTGAAGTTGCTGATCGACTTGGCCGACCGTCATGGGCTCAGTGCGAGTTTGCAGTTCTATCAACAATCTCTTCAGGCGATTTCATGA
- a CDS encoding WXG100 family type VII secretion target codes for MNQAIGDPDQIRQFASQLARFAEELRQRGTGLSAQMNQLEQSWRDDQQRKFNQEFQDQLRQLQRLVQATDEHVPYLMRKADQLDAYLGR; via the coding sequence ATGAATCAAGCTATCGGTGATCCGGATCAAATTCGCCAATTTGCATCGCAGTTGGCTCGGTTTGCGGAAGAACTGCGGCAGCGCGGAACAGGGTTGTCGGCGCAGATGAACCAACTGGAACAGAGCTGGCGGGATGATCAGCAAAGAAAATTCAATCAAGAATTCCAGGATCAACTGCGGCAGTTGCAGCGTCTCGTGCAGGCCACCGACGAGCACGTGCCGTACTTGATGCGAAAAGCCGACCAATTGGACGCTTATCTCGGACGTTGA
- a CDS encoding sugar phosphate isomerase/epimerase family protein — MSQHPNSFPKLHNAAWPGVVGKGDDDANPIIPLDEMLDLTAAAEVDGRKFDGVDLFLFSPHVSIDADDEELEALAEKVRSRSLNIGTVVAPVWEPTGGGSAGGSPEEVDAFLKQVRKGCEIGKKLRELGVRPYGCIRLDSAMGVADWVKDPEANQSKIADTFKAASDIAEEYDERLAAEGEICWGGMQSWRKMVDLLERVGHPERFGFQADMAHTLLYLLGYNAPEDAILPQDFDWSDEAKKAAALKELTHALRPWTIDFHVAQNDATVHGTGSHDKTGRHCLPNDPNGKLDIAKDAGYWLRDEHGDVLQTCKHICWDGCMFPNDVMHKPETWNDILAAMLSVQDAHGWNE; from the coding sequence ATGAGCCAGCACCCGAACTCGTTTCCAAAATTGCACAACGCTGCTTGGCCCGGAGTGGTCGGCAAGGGCGACGACGATGCCAACCCCATCATTCCTTTGGATGAAATGCTTGACCTGACCGCTGCGGCGGAAGTGGATGGGCGGAAATTTGATGGCGTCGATTTGTTTTTGTTTTCGCCTCACGTTTCCATCGACGCCGATGACGAGGAACTGGAAGCTTTGGCCGAAAAGGTTCGCAGCCGATCGCTGAATATCGGAACCGTTGTCGCTCCCGTCTGGGAACCCACCGGTGGCGGCAGTGCGGGCGGCAGTCCCGAAGAAGTCGATGCGTTCTTGAAACAAGTCCGCAAGGGCTGCGAGATCGGCAAGAAGCTGCGTGAACTCGGCGTGCGTCCCTACGGATGCATTCGTTTGGACAGTGCGATGGGAGTGGCCGATTGGGTCAAAGATCCCGAAGCCAACCAAAGCAAGATCGCCGACACGTTCAAAGCCGCGTCGGACATCGCTGAAGAGTACGACGAACGCCTCGCCGCCGAAGGCGAGATCTGCTGGGGCGGCATGCAGTCCTGGCGAAAAATGGTTGATCTGCTGGAACGCGTTGGCCATCCCGAGCGATTCGGGTTCCAAGCCGACATGGCACACACGTTGTTGTACTTGCTCGGCTACAACGCTCCCGAAGATGCGATTTTGCCTCAGGACTTTGATTGGTCCGACGAAGCGAAAAAAGCGGCGGCGTTGAAAGAGTTGACCCATGCCCTGCGGCCTTGGACGATCGACTTCCACGTTGCACAGAACGATGCAACCGTGCACGGCACGGGCAGCCACGACAAGACCGGACGCCACTGCTTGCCCAATGATCCCAACGGAAAGTTGGACATCGCCAAAGACGCTGGTTACTGGCTGCGTGATGAGCATGGCGATGTGTTGCAAACCTGCAAACACATCTGCTGGGACGGATGCATGTTCCCCAACGATGTGATGCACAAACCTGAAACCTGGAACGATATCTTGGCAGCGATGCTAAGCGTTCAAGATGCCCATGGTTGGAACGAGTGA
- a CDS encoding Gfo/Idh/MocA family protein yields MKPLNIGLIGYGFMGRTHTNGYRQAPRFFDLEYHPVLKAVCARNEEKAKAFAEQQGYESVETDWRKLLERDDIDAVDVCTPNNLHKEISIAAAEAGKMVLCEKPLAMNTAEGIEMCEAVEKAGVRNMVWYNYRRVPAVTLAKQLIDEGRLGKIFHYRANFLQDWTINADVPQGGAATWRLDAEAAGSGVTGDLLAHCIDTALWLNGSIQDVSAVTETFVKERVHSETGEKTPVKIDDACAFHCHFGNGSLGLFESTRYARGHKALYTLEINGENGSLRWDLHDLHRLEFFDHNDDSIVRGWRSIHVSDGDQPYMANWWVPGLQIGYEHTFVHQVADFLKSLESDQPAAPTFRDALETQRVCDAVLDSAATRSWKDVK; encoded by the coding sequence ATGAAACCTCTGAACATTGGCCTGATCGGCTACGGCTTCATGGGCCGAACGCACACCAACGGATATCGCCAGGCACCTCGCTTCTTTGACCTGGAATACCATCCCGTCTTGAAAGCGGTTTGCGCTCGCAACGAAGAAAAGGCCAAAGCCTTCGCTGAGCAACAAGGTTACGAGTCGGTCGAAACCGATTGGCGGAAGCTGCTCGAACGCGATGACATTGATGCCGTCGACGTTTGCACGCCTAACAACTTGCACAAAGAAATCTCGATCGCCGCCGCAGAAGCTGGCAAGATGGTTTTGTGCGAAAAGCCTTTGGCGATGAACACCGCTGAAGGCATCGAAATGTGCGAAGCGGTTGAAAAGGCCGGAGTTCGCAACATGGTTTGGTACAACTACCGTCGCGTCCCCGCGGTGACGTTGGCGAAACAATTGATCGACGAAGGTCGGCTCGGAAAGATCTTCCACTACCGCGCCAACTTCCTGCAGGACTGGACGATCAACGCGGACGTTCCTCAAGGCGGTGCGGCAACGTGGCGTTTGGATGCGGAAGCCGCCGGCAGCGGCGTGACTGGTGACTTGCTCGCTCACTGCATCGACACCGCACTGTGGCTCAACGGCAGCATTCAAGATGTTTCGGCGGTGACGGAAACGTTTGTCAAAGAACGTGTGCACTCCGAAACCGGTGAAAAGACTCCCGTCAAAATCGATGACGCTTGTGCGTTCCATTGCCACTTCGGCAACGGTTCGCTCGGCTTGTTCGAGTCGACCCGATACGCCCGCGGTCACAAGGCGTTGTACACGCTGGAAATCAACGGCGAGAACGGTTCGCTTCGTTGGGATTTGCACGATCTGCATCGCCTCGAATTCTTCGACCACAACGACGACAGCATCGTCCGCGGATGGCGCAGCATCCACGTCAGCGATGGCGATCAGCCTTACATGGCGAATTGGTGGGTTCCCGGATTGCAGATCGGCTATGAGCACACCTTCGTGCACCAAGTCGCTGACTTCTTGAAGTCGCTGGAATCAGACCAGCCCGCTGCACCGACTTTCCGTGATGCACTGGAAACCCAACGTGTCTGCGATGCTGTGCTAGACAGTGCCGCAACACGCAGCTGGAAAGACGTGAAGTGA
- a CDS encoding FAD-binding oxidoreductase: MNPSDLTGLAELFPADRFRTDPAAQAAFESDGLLAYTARPRGVVFPETADEVVSAVRWCYEHHVPVVARGSGTGLSGGAMPHRDGIVIALNRLNRILHVDPVERTATVQCGVVNLAVSKAARPHGLYFAPDPSSQSVCTIGGNIAFNSGGAHCLKYGMTAGHTLAMDVVLGDGTVTSIGGSSLEHAGPDSTGFICGNEGMLGIALQATLRLLPLPEVFHTVLVGYDDIRAAGNAVGAIIAANLLPGAMEIMDAMSIRAAEAAVACGYPKNANSVLIVELEGSAERVAMEKEILAEVIASTHPSAVEIAANDAERLAIWKGRKSVFSAAGRLSPDFIVQDGVVPRRCLGEALERIEAMSRECGVPVANVFHAGDGNLHPLIMYDGKIPGAFDKANDFAHSILRLCIEMGGSITGEHGVGIEKRGVFAEMFDEPTINLMHRVRAEMDPHEICNRGKMFPDAESPALATSGLHPLEKAGVIFRE, encoded by the coding sequence GTGAATCCCAGCGACCTGACTGGTTTGGCAGAGCTGTTTCCTGCCGATCGGTTTCGAACCGATCCGGCAGCCCAGGCTGCTTTTGAATCAGACGGGTTGCTCGCGTACACCGCTCGACCTCGCGGGGTGGTCTTTCCCGAGACCGCCGACGAGGTCGTGTCTGCGGTACGGTGGTGTTACGAACATCACGTGCCGGTGGTCGCTCGAGGCAGCGGCACGGGGTTGTCCGGTGGCGCGATGCCACATCGCGATGGGATTGTGATCGCGCTGAATCGGCTGAACCGAATCTTGCACGTTGATCCCGTTGAGCGAACCGCGACGGTCCAGTGCGGGGTGGTGAACCTCGCCGTTTCTAAGGCTGCTCGCCCACACGGGTTGTACTTCGCACCGGATCCGTCCAGCCAATCGGTGTGCACGATTGGTGGCAACATCGCGTTCAATTCCGGTGGGGCTCACTGCTTGAAATACGGCATGACCGCCGGGCACACGTTGGCGATGGATGTGGTTCTGGGCGATGGGACCGTGACCAGCATCGGTGGATCTTCGTTGGAGCATGCCGGGCCGGATTCCACCGGTTTCATTTGTGGCAACGAAGGCATGTTGGGGATCGCGTTGCAGGCCACATTGCGATTGCTGCCTTTGCCAGAAGTCTTTCATACCGTCTTGGTGGGTTACGACGACATTCGCGCGGCCGGGAATGCGGTTGGTGCGATCATCGCCGCGAATTTGTTGCCGGGAGCGATGGAGATCATGGACGCGATGTCGATTCGCGCCGCCGAAGCCGCCGTGGCCTGTGGCTATCCCAAGAATGCCAACAGCGTGTTGATTGTCGAACTGGAAGGTTCCGCCGAACGCGTTGCGATGGAAAAGGAAATCTTGGCCGAAGTGATCGCCAGCACCCATCCCTCGGCGGTCGAGATTGCTGCCAACGATGCCGAACGATTGGCGATTTGGAAAGGCCGCAAATCCGTGTTCTCAGCGGCGGGACGGCTCAGCCCAGACTTCATCGTGCAGGACGGTGTCGTTCCCCGGCGTTGCTTGGGCGAAGCTCTCGAACGGATCGAAGCGATGAGTCGCGAGTGTGGCGTGCCGGTCGCGAACGTCTTTCATGCTGGCGACGGCAACTTGCACCCATTGATCATGTACGACGGAAAGATCCCAGGGGCCTTTGACAAGGCCAACGACTTCGCTCATTCGATCCTTCGGTTGTGCATCGAGATGGGCGGTTCCATCACCGGCGAACACGGGGTGGGGATTGAGAAACGTGGCGTTTTTGCTGAGATGTTTGACGAACCCACGATCAATTTGATGCACCGCGTGCGAGCGGAAATGGACCCGCATGAAATTTGCAATCGCGGCAAGATGTTTCCCGATGCGGAGTCCCCTGCCCTGGCCACGTCTGGATTGCATCCGTTGGAAAAAGCGGGAGTGATCTTCCGTGAGTGA
- a CDS encoding FAD-binding protein: MSDMESNPASATTDNIEAPESVRHWADLIRDWNASSGSDHLIPVGRCSKPGLSRVNHTEKTESASIAVRRYSTRKLSGILQYDPSEFTISVASGTPLEEIMAALSANGQALPFDPPRAKLGATIGGCVASGWSGPGRWRYGGLRDFILAASFLDGLGNEVHTGAPVVKNAAGFDFPKLMVGSLGRLGVLTRLTFKVFPQSVEPQTWVVRCGDLASATMHMQTLTRLPVELDAIELCQPGMTDPDDWSIVLKVPGPQAVAESIMDRVQCNVGEADTRRLSEEHAEKSWSKLLHVEGDVAVRIPMTPRQIETVVQTFPGELTERGWRMHFGLAGNVLFVSGSGDLQVLDSWLIEHGLAGLVLNASDSSTHGTQMGMWRHDEVVMRVAKAIDPRGRFAPFQFGERSHTKRREA; encoded by the coding sequence GTGAGTGACATGGAATCCAATCCTGCGTCTGCAACGACGGACAACATCGAGGCTCCCGAATCAGTACGGCACTGGGCCGATTTGATTCGCGATTGGAACGCTTCCTCGGGCAGCGATCATCTGATCCCTGTGGGGCGATGCAGCAAGCCAGGTTTGTCTCGTGTGAACCACACTGAGAAAACTGAATCAGCAAGCATCGCAGTGCGGCGTTATTCCACGCGGAAGCTTTCGGGCATCCTCCAGTACGACCCGTCCGAGTTCACCATCTCGGTCGCCTCAGGAACGCCATTGGAAGAGATCATGGCTGCGCTTTCGGCAAATGGTCAGGCTCTGCCCTTTGATCCACCGCGAGCCAAATTGGGTGCAACCATTGGTGGCTGCGTTGCCTCGGGATGGAGCGGCCCTGGTCGATGGAGATACGGCGGACTACGCGACTTCATTCTCGCCGCATCCTTCCTGGATGGTTTGGGCAACGAAGTGCATACCGGCGCGCCGGTGGTCAAGAACGCGGCTGGGTTTGATTTTCCGAAACTGATGGTCGGAAGTCTTGGCCGATTGGGAGTGTTGACTCGATTGACCTTCAAGGTCTTTCCTCAATCCGTCGAGCCGCAAACTTGGGTCGTCAGATGCGGCGACCTTGCGTCCGCAACCATGCACATGCAAACGCTGACCCGCCTGCCGGTGGAATTGGATGCGATTGAGTTGTGCCAACCAGGAATGACTGATCCGGATGATTGGTCCATCGTTTTGAAAGTGCCAGGACCGCAGGCGGTGGCAGAGTCCATCATGGATCGCGTTCAATGCAATGTCGGCGAGGCGGATACGCGAAGGCTGTCCGAAGAGCATGCCGAAAAGTCGTGGTCGAAACTGTTGCATGTCGAAGGAGATGTCGCGGTTCGAATTCCGATGACTCCGCGACAAATTGAAACCGTCGTTCAGACGTTTCCAGGTGAGTTGACTGAGCGTGGTTGGAGGATGCACTTCGGCTTGGCCGGCAATGTCCTGTTCGTTTCAGGTTCCGGCGACCTACAAGTTTTGGACTCATGGTTGATCGAGCATGGACTGGCCGGTTTGGTGCTCAACGCAAGTGATTCTTCGACGCACGGAACACAAATGGGGATGTGGCGGCATGACGAAGTGGTCATGCGAGTGGCCAAGGCGATCGATCCGCGTGGACGCTTTGCACCGTTTCAGTTCGGCGAGCGATCGCACACAAAACGCCGGGAGGCTTGA